The nucleotide window CCGGAGGGCCCGGACTTCCGGCCGATCCGCCTCCAGGACCACGGCGACCCGGGCGCGAACGTCCGCTACCGCAACATCTGGATCGAACCCGCCTGAGCGGGTGGAGCTCCCGGTGTGAACGGAGGTGGGCCGGCGCGACTCCGCGCCGGCCCACGTCGTCCCGGTGTCAGGCCGGGAGCCCACCGACCTGCTGGTCGACCCAGGCACGGATCGACGGCAGGTCTCCGTAGATGGACGGCGCCGTCGCGCAGGTCGAGCTGTTGTTGCCGGCGCGGCTGGTCACGCCGATCAGCGCCCAGCGGCCGCTGATCTGCCGCACCTGCGGCCCACCGGAGTCGCCGTAGCAGGCGCCGGCGTTGCCGTTTGTGTTGTTGGTGCAGATCTCGTACGCCGCGTCGATGCCGGAGCAGCGGCTGTCGGCCACGATCGAGGTGTCGAGCTCGTTGGCCACCTGGGGCGTCGAGCCGCAGCCCCGGGTGGGGCAGGTCTGTCCCCAGCCGATGATCCGCGTGGCGGTGCCGACGGCGCCGGAGGCCGTGGGGATCGGCGCGGGTGCGTGCGACACCGACGTGGTCAGCTCGAGCAGCTTGATGTCGCTCCGCGAGTGGCTCACCGCGCGC belongs to Amorphoplanes digitatis and includes:
- a CDS encoding S1 family peptidase, which encodes MRPIRTLLTAAVTAAAAGLLTPAAAVAAPSPEPPPVNQVVGGRPATTNYSFMVYVSGCTGSLIKANWAVTAKHCPTPSSVRVGSINRSSGGTVVSVRRAVSHSRSDIKLLELTTSVSHAPAPIPTASGAVGTATRIIGWGQTCPTRGCGSTPQVANELDTSIVADSRCSGIDAAYEICTNNTNGNAGACYGDSGGPQVRQISGRWALIGVTSRAGNNSSTCATAPSIYGDLPSIRAWVDQQVGGLPA